A stretch of the Streptomyces ortus genome encodes the following:
- a CDS encoding ABC transporter permease gives MRLILRNLGFYLLAFWASITLNFVLPRFMPGDPVSRMFAQAQGTMQPDQIAQLRKLFGLDNRPLWEQYVSYVKSVFTGDLGISITRFPTPVTDVIGSQIGWTLLLGGVALVIAAVLGNLLGIVAAWRRGGVLDSAFPPLLIFVGSFPYFWLAMGALYLFGVSLGWFPMRHAYDVGLTPGFNAEFVSNVATHLVLPGLTIVLVSIGGWMLGMRNTMIATAAEDYITMAEAKGLSPSRIMFRYAARNALLPSVTNFGMALGFVVGGALLTEVVFAYPGIGYQLLMAVQGLDYPLMQGIFLTITAAVLVANFLVDLVYVRLDPRVRVR, from the coding sequence GTGCGTCTCATCCTGCGCAACCTGGGGTTCTATCTGCTCGCCTTCTGGGCCTCCATCACCCTGAACTTCGTTCTCCCGCGCTTCATGCCGGGCGACCCGGTCTCCCGGATGTTCGCGCAGGCCCAGGGCACGATGCAGCCCGACCAGATAGCCCAGTTGCGGAAACTCTTCGGCCTCGACAACCGCCCCCTCTGGGAGCAGTACGTCTCCTACGTCAAGAGCGTCTTCACCGGCGACCTCGGCATCTCCATCACCCGCTTCCCCACGCCGGTCACCGACGTGATCGGCTCGCAGATCGGCTGGACCCTGCTGCTCGGCGGCGTCGCGCTCGTCATCGCGGCCGTGCTCGGCAACCTGCTCGGCATCGTCGCCGCCTGGCGGCGCGGCGGCGTCCTCGACTCCGCCTTCCCACCCCTGCTGATCTTCGTCGGCTCGTTCCCGTACTTCTGGCTGGCGATGGGCGCGCTGTACCTGTTCGGGGTGAGCCTCGGCTGGTTCCCCATGCGGCACGCCTACGACGTCGGACTGACCCCCGGCTTCAACGCCGAGTTCGTCTCCAACGTCGCCACCCACCTGGTGCTGCCCGGGCTGACCATCGTGCTGGTCTCCATCGGCGGCTGGATGCTCGGTATGCGCAACACCATGATCGCCACGGCGGCCGAGGACTACATCACGATGGCCGAGGCGAAGGGGCTCAGCCCCTCGCGGATCATGTTCCGCTACGCCGCCCGCAACGCCCTGCTGCCCTCCGTCACCAACTTCGGCATGGCGCTCGGCTTTGTCGTCGGCGGCGCCCTGCTCACCGAGGTCGTGTTCGCCTACCCAGGCATCGGCTACCAGCTGCTGATGGCCGTCCAGGGCCTGGACTACCCGCTGATGCAGGGCATCTTCCTGACGATCACGGCCGCGGTACTGGTCGCGAACTTCCTCGTCGACCTCGTCTACGTCCGCCTCGACCCGCGCGTCCGCGTCCGCTGA
- a CDS encoding ABC transporter permease encodes MTAIEIATATTPTTPVRTTRRRGLLRQLIDSKKALTGLILLALFALLALLASVLVPGDPSLINSTGSQAPSAAHWLGTTAKGQDVLALTLWGARSSLFVGFTVGLVATAVAILVGLASAYFGRIMDDALTLVTNIFLLLPGLPLLIILAAFLPPGTSTVILVLVVTGWAGSARVLRAQAKSIRGKDFVAAAVVTGERPLRIMFREILPNMASVVMTTLLGCVIFGIGAQAGLEFLGLGDSSVVSWGTNLYWASNDGALMTGTWWAFVPSGLCIALVAFALALVNYAVDEITNPRLRNRRARRARRERKG; translated from the coding sequence ATGACCGCCATCGAGATCGCGACGGCCACCACGCCGACCACCCCCGTGCGCACCACCCGTCGGCGCGGACTGCTGCGCCAGCTCATCGACAGCAAGAAGGCGTTGACCGGGCTGATCCTGCTGGCTCTCTTCGCGCTGCTGGCCCTGCTCGCGTCCGTCCTGGTACCGGGCGACCCGTCGCTCATCAACTCCACGGGCAGCCAGGCTCCCTCGGCCGCGCACTGGCTCGGTACGACCGCCAAGGGGCAGGACGTGCTCGCCCTCACCCTGTGGGGTGCGCGCAGCTCCCTCTTCGTCGGGTTCACCGTAGGGCTCGTGGCGACCGCGGTCGCCATCCTCGTCGGCCTGGCGTCCGCGTACTTCGGCCGCATCATGGACGACGCGCTGACCCTGGTCACCAACATCTTCCTGCTGCTGCCCGGCCTCCCGCTGCTCATCATCCTGGCCGCGTTCCTGCCGCCCGGCACCTCCACCGTGATCCTGGTCCTCGTCGTCACCGGCTGGGCGGGCTCGGCCCGGGTCCTGCGCGCGCAGGCCAAGTCGATCCGCGGCAAGGACTTCGTGGCCGCCGCCGTCGTCACCGGCGAGCGCCCGCTGCGGATCATGTTCCGCGAGATCCTGCCCAACATGGCGTCCGTGGTGATGACCACGCTGCTCGGCTGCGTGATCTTCGGCATCGGCGCCCAGGCCGGCCTGGAGTTCCTCGGCCTCGGCGACAGCAGCGTCGTCAGCTGGGGCACCAACCTGTACTGGGCCAGCAACGACGGCGCGCTGATGACGGGCACATGGTGGGCCTTCGTCCCCTCCGGACTGTGCATCGCCCTCGTCGCCTTCGCACTCGCGCTGGTCAACTACGCGGTCGACGAGATCACCAACCCGAGGCTGCGCAACCGCCGTGCCCGTCGTGCCCGCCGTGAGAGGAAGGGCTGA
- a CDS encoding ABC transporter ATP-binding protein, giving the protein MEPVLEVNGLRVEYRGDGRTVVGADNVSFSIGAGEVFGLAGESGCGKSTIANAVMRLLKPPAEITAGSIRFQGRDILALNERELRAFRWREIAMVFQSAMNSLNPVLTIGEQIVDIFTTHERMKRRTARERAGELLELVGIDPGRLKAYPHQLSGGMRQRVVIAMAVALHPRLLIMDEPTTALDVVVQQEIMAQIRDLQRELGFSILFITHDMSLMIELSDRMGVMYGGRIVELADAKDLFAGPLHPYTEALMNAFPPLTGPRQELTGLFDAPRTADSCGFHVSCPEDRSDCSMNIPDLREIAPGRWAAQSAEGAPR; this is encoded by the coding sequence ATGGAACCCGTACTTGAGGTGAACGGCCTGCGCGTCGAATACCGCGGCGACGGACGCACCGTCGTGGGCGCCGACAACGTTTCCTTCTCCATCGGCGCCGGAGAGGTCTTCGGCCTCGCCGGGGAGTCCGGCTGCGGCAAGTCGACCATCGCCAACGCGGTGATGCGGCTGCTCAAGCCCCCGGCGGAGATCACCGCTGGCAGCATCCGCTTCCAGGGCAGGGACATCCTCGCCCTGAACGAACGGGAGCTGCGCGCCTTCCGGTGGCGGGAAATCGCCATGGTCTTCCAGTCGGCGATGAACTCGCTCAACCCCGTCCTGACCATCGGCGAGCAGATCGTCGACATCTTCACCACCCACGAGCGGATGAAGAGGAGGACCGCGCGGGAGCGGGCCGGCGAGCTGCTGGAGCTGGTCGGCATCGACCCGGGAAGGCTGAAGGCGTACCCGCACCAGCTCTCCGGCGGTATGCGCCAGCGCGTGGTCATCGCCATGGCCGTCGCACTCCACCCCCGGCTGTTGATCATGGACGAGCCGACCACCGCGCTCGACGTGGTCGTGCAGCAGGAGATCATGGCGCAGATCCGCGACCTCCAGCGGGAGCTGGGCTTCTCCATCCTCTTCATCACCCACGACATGTCCCTGATGATCGAGCTGTCGGACCGCATGGGCGTGATGTACGGCGGACGGATCGTCGAACTCGCCGACGCCAAGGACCTGTTCGCGGGACCGCTCCACCCCTACACCGAGGCGCTGATGAACGCCTTCCCGCCGCTGACCGGCCCGCGCCAGGAGCTCACCGGCCTCTTCGACGCCCCGCGCACCGCCGACAGCTGCGGCTTCCACGTCAGCTGTCCCGAGGACCGCTCGGACTGTTCCATGAACATCCCCGACCTGCGCGAGATCGCCCCCGGCCGGTGGGCGGCCCAGAGTGCCGAGGGAGCCCCACGATGA
- a CDS encoding ATP-binding cassette domain-containing protein has translation MTQPLLSVRGLTKDFQVGTVFSRRRVRAVNDVSFDLPAGRITALVGESGSGKSTIARCLARLEQPSTGQVLLDGEDVLRTERRRASRAYRRKVQMVFQDPFGSLNPVHRIEHFLTRALVLHGHSATPEALRELITTVGLTEDMLQSYPHELSGGQRQRVSIARALAVEPRLILADEPTSMLDVSVRVGVLNLMRRLRDERNIAMLYITHDLGSARYLADTTMVMFAGELVEGGDALAVMDAPAHPYTRLLLSAVPDPERTGSYDPVERARLREAILNPTFCPYGDDGTCSRTDPVRHIVGEARWGSPRPEAGGGQPHWVRCHLRAPASDIARRVLKATDRPDGEATDATEKAETTAA, from the coding sequence ATGACCCAGCCCCTGCTGTCCGTACGCGGTCTGACCAAGGACTTCCAGGTCGGCACCGTCTTCTCCCGGCGCCGCGTCCGTGCCGTCAACGACGTGTCCTTCGACCTGCCGGCCGGCCGGATCACCGCGCTGGTCGGCGAGTCCGGCAGCGGCAAGTCCACCATCGCCCGCTGCCTCGCCCGCCTCGAACAGCCTTCCACCGGACAGGTGCTGCTCGACGGCGAGGACGTCCTGCGCACCGAGCGGCGCCGGGCGTCACGGGCGTACCGCCGCAAGGTCCAGATGGTCTTCCAGGACCCCTTCGGCTCACTCAACCCCGTCCACCGCATCGAGCACTTCCTCACCCGGGCCCTCGTCCTGCACGGCCACTCCGCCACACCGGAGGCGCTGCGCGAGCTGATCACAACGGTCGGCCTGACCGAGGACATGCTCCAGTCCTACCCGCACGAACTCTCCGGCGGCCAGCGTCAGCGCGTCTCCATCGCCCGCGCGCTGGCGGTGGAACCGCGCCTCATCCTGGCCGACGAACCGACGTCCATGCTGGACGTCTCCGTACGCGTCGGCGTGCTCAACCTGATGCGGCGCCTGCGCGACGAGCGGAACATCGCCATGCTCTACATCACGCACGACCTGGGCTCCGCCCGCTACCTCGCCGACACCACGATGGTCATGTTCGCCGGTGAACTCGTCGAGGGCGGCGACGCGTTGGCCGTCATGGACGCCCCCGCCCACCCCTACACCCGCCTGCTGCTGTCCGCCGTACCCGACCCCGAACGGACCGGCAGCTACGACCCCGTCGAGCGGGCCAGGCTCCGCGAGGCGATCCTCAACCCCACGTTCTGCCCCTACGGCGACGACGGGACGTGCAGCCGCACCGACCCCGTCCGCCACATCGTCGGCGAAGCGAGATGGGGGTCCCCCCGGCCGGAGGCTGGGGGAGGCCAGCCCCACTGGGTGCGCTGCCATTTGCGCGCACCCGCCTCCGACATCGCCCGCCGCGTCCTGAAGGCCACCGACCGACCGGACGGCGAGGCCACCGACGCCACCGAGAAAGCGGAGACCACCGCCGCATGA
- a CDS encoding glycoside hydrolase family 32 protein yields the protein MTHDLTLPSGSHTAEGLAERALRDPHRPRFHFTSPGGWLNDPNGLSHWNGVYHLFYQYNPLSAAHHRIHWGHATSTDLVHWTDEPVALVPGTDGPDRDGCWSGVLVDDGGVPTLVYSGRHGEQELPCVARGSADLRYWTKDPANPVITAPPEDIDITAFRDHCVWREGSGENQVWRQLVGSGIRGAGGTAFLYESDDLRSWRYVGPLLTGDASQNRGELDWTGTMWECVDLFRLGEGDEAGSTDALVFSAWDEGTTHHPLYWTGRYQGDTFTTTALHRLDYGERYFYAPQSTRDEHGRRIMFGWLQEGRTDEANAQAGWCGVMSLPRVVTLATDGGLHQAPVPELTELRRERVEVAPGRPAGPYTRLHAVRGDQLDIETTLRLAPGATARLVVRETPDGAERTVVEVSRAHDGASGTLRLHRETSSLDPSVDTEPRYGTLPLDPDGRVDLRVLVDHSALEIFANGRALTARIYPTRPDEAVGVGIGADGDVTLERFDAWRMASAFTDGPRPLWP from the coding sequence ATGACCCACGACCTCACCCTCCCCTCCGGCAGCCACACCGCCGAGGGGCTGGCCGAACGCGCCCTGCGCGACCCCCACCGCCCCCGCTTCCACTTCACCTCGCCCGGCGGCTGGCTGAACGACCCCAACGGCCTGAGCCACTGGAACGGCGTCTACCACCTCTTCTACCAGTACAACCCGCTCTCAGCCGCCCACCACCGCATCCACTGGGGCCACGCCACCAGTACCGACCTCGTCCACTGGACCGACGAACCGGTCGCCCTCGTCCCCGGCACCGACGGCCCGGACCGCGACGGCTGCTGGTCCGGCGTCCTGGTCGACGACGGCGGTGTGCCCACGCTCGTCTACTCGGGCAGGCACGGCGAGCAAGAACTCCCGTGCGTGGCCAGGGGATCAGCGGATCTGCGGTACTGGACCAAGGACCCGGCCAACCCCGTCATCACCGCCCCACCCGAGGACATCGACATCACGGCCTTCCGTGACCACTGCGTCTGGCGGGAGGGCTCCGGCGAGAACCAGGTGTGGCGGCAGCTGGTGGGCTCGGGAATCCGGGGCGCCGGCGGAACGGCCTTCCTGTACGAATCCGACGACCTGCGCAGCTGGCGCTACGTCGGCCCCCTGCTGACCGGCGACGCCTCGCAGAACCGGGGCGAACTCGACTGGACCGGCACGATGTGGGAGTGCGTCGACCTCTTCCGGCTCGGCGAGGGCGACGAGGCGGGCAGCACCGACGCGCTGGTCTTCTCCGCCTGGGACGAGGGCACCACCCACCACCCCCTGTACTGGACCGGCCGCTACCAGGGCGACACCTTCACCACGACCGCCCTCCACCGCCTCGACTACGGCGAACGCTACTTCTACGCCCCCCAGTCCACCCGCGACGAGCACGGCCGCCGCATCATGTTCGGCTGGCTCCAGGAGGGCCGGACGGACGAGGCGAACGCGCAGGCCGGCTGGTGCGGTGTGATGTCCCTGCCGAGGGTCGTCACGCTCGCCACGGACGGCGGCCTGCATCAGGCCCCTGTGCCGGAGCTGACCGAGCTGCGGCGGGAGCGCGTAGAGGTGGCTCCGGGCCGGCCGGCCGGCCCGTACACCCGGCTGCACGCCGTGCGCGGGGACCAGCTGGACATCGAGACGACCCTGCGCCTCGCCCCCGGAGCGACCGCCCGGCTCGTGGTCCGCGAGACACCGGACGGCGCGGAACGCACGGTCGTGGAGGTGAGCCGGGCGCACGACGGAGCGAGCGGCACGCTCCGTCTGCACCGCGAGACCAGCAGCCTCGACCCTTCGGTCGACACCGAACCCCGTTACGGCACACTGCCGTTGGACCCCGACGGGCGGGTCGACCTGCGGGTCCTCGTCGACCACTCCGCACTGGAGATCTTCGCCAACGGGCGTGCGCTGACAGCCCGCATCTACCCCACCCGCCCGGACGAGGCAGTAGGCGTCGGTATCGGTGCCGACGGCGACGTGACCCTGGAGCGGTTCGACGCCTGGCGGATGGCGTCGGCCTTCACCGACGGACCCCGGCCGCTCTGGCCGTGA
- a CDS encoding GH32 C-terminal domain-containing protein, with translation MSVSRRTLLLAGGTAATLLPLGGVLPAAQAVTPSAAGATPAATPMPDPIPVTGSWTRTSDGGQKATVRRRRPALALSEQQLAAKGTYAARVTPQSSSAIGALVFRAALDGSTGYAVALDPGRARIRLYDLAGGDTLATAPLPGTRAGQPHDLEVAVDGPKLTVRVDGKRLLHTEDHRHDTGSVGLLVQDGTVTFGPPSLSLVTTNLTGWTTSGGTWTASPLGWRAAPPQGATARALTTTKAYDTALQADLLLHDASAVAALLVRTDATATHGYGIQIDAAQGRLRLYRIDGNVTLGTYATTIKADTVYRVRLEAEHDELRVHWQTNFLTPDGYSPVITAQDSTHTKGRLAVTASAGAVSFENIAAADLATDLQGWTARSGTWTPDLRGIRGENGLRTAPFTDGDLVARADVTPGGPSSSAGLVLRASANGSGGYEARLEAGRNSVVLLDRSSGARLASAAGPVRRIASGGTYRVEVRATSRTIEVYVDGVRALKIRVSRTTGATVGTTAAHGTSYFQNVEVHSTADYFTDPYRPTYHYSQLTGSTSDPNGLVYYDGEYHLFHQDQGRWAHAVSTDLVHWQALPIALPWNEYGNCWSGSAVVDADDTSGFFGGGSGLIAYYTSYHPDKPGGNASVRIAYSKDKGRSWQWHGGSTPAVQNPGGPDAGWTFRDPKVIRDEAHDQWLMVVSGGDHIRFLTSTDLLTWAQVSSFGYGDWATPGVWECPDFFPLPVDGDKDKVKWVLTLSTGAVRATNGSAAQYFTGEWNGTGFTPGQKAGTVLRADSGRDYYAAMSFYGLPGHRRVWLGWMSNWDYPFSAPTGGWNGQLSTPRELTLTDTADGVRLAQRPVPELVTLRTSTTTRDNLAVGPDSANPLAGVRGIAYEIEAEIILGTAKEIGFRLRTDDDQHTAVGYDAEVQELFVDRSASGPSDFTQYFTGRTTAPMKTADGRVTLRVYVDSSSVEAFGADGRAAVTSLILPGPDADGMAFYAKGGTAHIDSLKVHRLDSTFRLVDRVKPLVAAPAGGEFRSDLGKLTITPAGRWSTDSAGRAGSFDKDSNAISSRTTADFDLTTLIRLGGPDPETGGALSLLWRASSDGDDAYCLNIDPDLRVIRLVAKADGFFDDGAALARVPALVRRGTTYPVRILTEGDRIQVFLNGTRIIDVTDTTYTDGHIALNVFGGRAAYQDTYAQEL, from the coding sequence ATGAGCGTGTCCCGCCGTACCCTCCTGCTCGCCGGAGGAACCGCCGCCACCCTGCTGCCTCTCGGAGGCGTCCTCCCCGCAGCACAGGCCGTCACGCCGAGCGCCGCCGGAGCGACCCCCGCCGCCACCCCGATGCCCGACCCCATCCCCGTCACCGGCAGCTGGACCCGCACCTCCGACGGCGGCCAGAAGGCGACCGTCCGCCGTCGCAGGCCCGCCCTCGCCCTGTCCGAGCAGCAACTCGCGGCCAAGGGCACGTACGCGGCCCGCGTCACGCCCCAATCCTCCTCCGCCATAGGCGCGTTGGTGTTCCGGGCAGCCCTGGACGGCTCGACCGGATACGCGGTCGCCCTCGACCCCGGCCGCGCCCGCATACGGCTCTACGATCTGGCCGGCGGTGACACACTCGCCACCGCTCCGCTTCCGGGCACGCGGGCCGGCCAGCCCCATGACCTCGAAGTGGCAGTCGACGGACCGAAGTTGACGGTGCGCGTCGACGGCAAGCGGCTCCTCCACACCGAGGACCACCGCCACGACACCGGCTCGGTGGGCCTGCTCGTCCAGGACGGCACGGTCACCTTCGGCCCGCCCTCCCTCTCCTTGGTCACCACCAACCTCACCGGCTGGACCACGAGCGGCGGTACCTGGACGGCGAGTCCGCTGGGCTGGCGCGCGGCCCCGCCCCAGGGAGCCACCGCCCGCGCCCTCACCACGACCAAGGCGTACGACACCGCGCTCCAGGCCGACCTGCTCCTGCACGACGCCTCCGCCGTCGCCGCACTGCTGGTGCGCACCGACGCCACGGCCACGCACGGCTACGGCATCCAGATCGACGCGGCCCAGGGCAGACTGAGGCTCTACCGCATCGACGGCAACGTCACCCTCGGCACGTACGCGACCACCATCAAGGCCGACACGGTCTACCGCGTGCGCCTCGAAGCCGAACACGACGAACTGCGCGTGCACTGGCAGACCAACTTCCTCACTCCCGACGGCTACAGCCCCGTCATCACCGCCCAGGACTCCACCCACACCAAGGGCAGACTCGCCGTCACGGCATCGGCCGGAGCGGTGTCCTTCGAGAACATCGCCGCGGCCGACCTCGCCACCGACCTCCAGGGCTGGACGGCCCGCTCCGGCACCTGGACCCCCGACCTGCGCGGCATCCGCGGCGAGAACGGCCTGCGCACGGCCCCCTTCACCGACGGCGACCTGGTGGCGAGGGCCGACGTCACACCCGGCGGCCCCTCCTCCTCGGCCGGCCTCGTCCTGCGCGCGTCCGCGAACGGCTCCGGCGGCTACGAAGCCCGCCTGGAAGCCGGCCGCAACTCCGTCGTCCTGCTGGACCGCTCCTCCGGCGCCCGCCTCGCCTCCGCTGCCGGCCCGGTCCGGCGCATCGCCTCCGGTGGCACCTATCGCGTCGAGGTCCGAGCGACAAGCAGGACGATCGAGGTGTACGTGGACGGCGTACGGGCGCTGAAAATCCGCGTGTCCCGCACCACGGGCGCCACCGTCGGCACCACGGCAGCGCACGGGACGTCGTACTTCCAGAACGTCGAAGTCCACAGCACCGCCGACTACTTCACCGATCCATACCGCCCCACATACCACTACTCCCAGCTCACCGGCTCCACCAGCGACCCCAACGGCCTGGTGTACTACGACGGCGAATACCACCTCTTCCACCAGGACCAGGGCCGCTGGGCGCACGCGGTCAGCACCGACCTCGTCCACTGGCAGGCCCTGCCGATCGCCCTGCCGTGGAACGAGTACGGAAACTGCTGGTCGGGCTCAGCGGTCGTGGACGCGGACGACACCTCCGGCTTCTTCGGCGGCGGCTCGGGCCTGATCGCGTACTACACCAGCTACCACCCGGACAAGCCGGGCGGAAACGCGAGCGTGCGCATCGCGTACAGCAAGGACAAGGGCCGCTCGTGGCAGTGGCACGGCGGCTCGACCCCGGCCGTGCAGAACCCGGGCGGCCCCGACGCCGGCTGGACCTTCCGCGACCCGAAGGTCATCCGCGACGAGGCTCACGACCAGTGGCTGATGGTCGTCTCCGGCGGCGACCACATCCGCTTCCTCACCTCCACCGACCTCCTCACCTGGGCCCAGGTCAGCTCCTTCGGCTACGGCGACTGGGCCACGCCCGGCGTCTGGGAGTGCCCCGACTTCTTCCCGCTGCCGGTCGACGGTGACAAGGACAAGGTGAAGTGGGTCCTCACCCTGAGCACCGGTGCCGTACGCGCCACGAACGGCTCGGCCGCCCAGTACTTCACGGGTGAGTGGAACGGCACCGGTTTCACCCCCGGGCAGAAGGCCGGCACGGTCCTGCGCGCCGACTCCGGCCGTGACTACTACGCCGCCATGTCCTTCTACGGCCTGCCCGGCCACCGCCGCGTCTGGCTCGGCTGGATGAGCAACTGGGACTACCCCTTCAGCGCCCCGACCGGCGGCTGGAACGGCCAGCTGAGCACCCCGCGCGAACTGACCCTGACGGACACCGCCGACGGTGTACGCCTGGCGCAGCGCCCGGTCCCGGAGCTGGTCACGCTGCGCACGTCCACCACGACCCGTGACAACCTCGCCGTCGGCCCCGACTCCGCGAACCCGCTCGCGGGAGTCCGGGGCATCGCCTACGAGATCGAGGCCGAGATCATCCTCGGTACCGCCAAGGAGATCGGATTCCGGCTCCGGACCGACGACGACCAGCACACGGCAGTCGGATACGACGCCGAGGTCCAGGAACTGTTCGTGGACCGCTCGGCATCGGGCCCGAGCGACTTCACGCAGTACTTCACGGGCCGCACCACCGCGCCGATGAAGACGGCCGACGGCCGCGTGACCCTGCGCGTGTACGTCGACTCGTCCTCGGTCGAGGCGTTCGGCGCGGACGGACGGGCCGCCGTGACCAGCCTGATCCTCCCCGGCCCGGACGCCGACGGCATGGCCTTCTACGCCAAGGGCGGCACCGCACACATCGACTCGCTCAAGGTGCACAGGCTGGACAGCACCTTCCGCCTGGTGGATCGGGTGAAGCCGTTGGTGGCCGCCCCGGCCGGGGGTGAATTCCGCTCGGACCTCGGCAAGTTGACGATCACCCCCGCCGGCCGCTGGTCGACGGACAGCGCGGGCCGCGCCGGAAGCTTCGACAAGGACTCCAACGCGATCTCGTCCCGCACGACGGCGGACTTCGACCTCACCACCCTGATCCGGCTCGGCGGCCCCGACCCGGAGACCGGCGGCGCCCTCTCCCTCCTCTGGCGCGCCTCCTCCGACGGCGATGATGCCTATTGCCTCAACATCGACCCCGACCTGCGCGTGATCCGCCTGGTCGCCAAGGCCGACGGCTTCTTCGACGACGGAGCCGCTCTCGCCCGCGTCCCGGCCCTGGTCCGCCGCGGCACGACCTACCCCGTCCGCATCCTCACCGAGGGCGACCGCATCCAGGTGTTCCTCAACGGCACCCGGATCATCGACGTGACGGACACGACGTACACCGATGGCCACATCGCCCTGAACGTGTTCGGAGGGAGGGCGGCGTACCAGGACACCTACGCGCAGGAGCTGTGA
- a CDS encoding chemotaxis protein CheB, whose protein sequence is MTADSRASGFGVVAIASSAGGIRALGTLLGALDPALPVPVLVVQHLDRKRRSLIAEVLGRQSALPVKLAEHHERIQLGTVYVAPPNRHLLVGPTGLLRLSESQPVHFVRPSADLLFGAVSSAYGSRALACVLTGSGVDGAAGVLDVKERGGTVIAQDPRTAEFAGMPQAAVNSGAVDLVLSLEEIAEAVHGLVGTTRQ, encoded by the coding sequence ATGACGGCAGACTCGCGGGCCTCCGGCTTCGGCGTCGTGGCGATCGCCTCGTCGGCGGGCGGCATCCGCGCACTCGGCACGCTTCTCGGCGCGCTCGACCCGGCTCTTCCGGTGCCGGTGCTCGTGGTGCAGCACCTGGACCGGAAGCGCCGCAGCCTCATCGCGGAAGTACTCGGCCGGCAGTCCGCGCTCCCTGTCAAACTGGCGGAGCACCATGAACGGATCCAGCTCGGCACCGTGTACGTGGCTCCGCCGAACCGGCACCTGCTCGTGGGGCCCACCGGCCTTCTGCGGCTCTCGGAGAGCCAGCCCGTCCACTTCGTGCGCCCTTCGGCGGACCTGCTTTTCGGGGCGGTCTCTTCCGCGTACGGGTCACGCGCTCTGGCCTGTGTGCTCACCGGCAGCGGTGTGGACGGCGCGGCCGGTGTGCTGGACGTGAAGGAACGGGGCGGCACCGTCATCGCCCAGGACCCGCGGACGGCGGAGTTCGCCGGGATGCCGCAGGCTGCTGTGAATTCGGGAGCGGTCGACCTTGTGCTAAGCCTGGAAGAAATCGCCGAGGCCGTCCACGGACTGGTAGGGACCACGAGGCAGTGA